CGGTCGTGAAGGAAGACTACGCCAAGTGGATGCTGGACGATCCGCGAGTGAACTTCGCAATCTCCGAAGGCAATTATGCCAAGACGGGTATCGAGCACCTCGGCATCCAGGTCGAAAACGCCGAGGAGCTATCCGCGGTCTACGGACGCCTGAAAGCGGCTGACCAGCCGGTTCTCGAAGAAGGCCAGACCACCTGTTGCTATGCCAAGTCGGAGAAGAGCTGGATTTCCGATCCGGACGGCGTGGTGTGGGAAGCCTTCTTAACCAACGGCGAAGCCACGACCTACGGCGACAGCCCTGCCGTTGGATCGATCTCGGACAGCCTCCCCGCCCAGAAATGTTGCCTGCCCAAGCATGCGGCCTGAAACGCTACCCCTCGCCCGCCGTGTGGCGGCGGAGGGACTTGGCGCCTTCTTCCTTTTCGCCTGCGTGATCGGCTCTGGGATCATGGCGCAGAATTTGGCGGGCGGGAACGACGCCATCGCCCTGCTCGGCAACACTCTCGCGACCGGCGGCATGCTGTTCGTGTTGATCACCATACTCGGCCCAATCTCTGGCGCACACATGAACCCGGCAGTTAGCCTAGTCGCGGCGTCACGCGGAGAACTCGGCCGCGGCGACGCACTCGCCTACATCGTCGCCCAGTTCGCCTTCGGCATTCTCGGGGCTTGGGCCGCGCACCTGATGTTCGACCTTCCGGCGCTGCAGCTGTCGGTGAAAGCCCGCACCGGGCTCGGCCAGTGGACCGGCGAGTTCGTCGCCACCTTAGGCCTTATCCTGACGATCCTCGGCACCGTCCGCTTCCGCGAGGGCTGGGTGCCTGCGACCGTCTCGCTCTACATCATCGCCGCTTATTGGTTCACCTCGTCCACCAGCTTCGCCAATCCGGCGATCACCGTTGCACGCAGCCTTACCAACAGTTTCGCCGGAATAGCGCCGCACGACGTGCCGATGTTCATCATAGCGCAGCTGCTAGGCGCTGGTTGCGCGGCATTGCTGGCGCGATGGCTGTTCGACGCTACAATCGGGCCTTCTCCGCCAGAATCGTGACGTTGTAATGAAAGCCATAGATGCCCCACGACCCTGAGGACTGCAGCTCGAGGGTCACCTGAACTCGGCCATCCTCGTCGTCCCAGTCGGCATCGGAGCTCGACACCTGAGCACTGCCTTGAGCGCTGTTGCCGAAAACGCCCGTCGGCCCGGCAGCGCAACAGGCGCGGATGAACTCCCGGCGACCGAGGGACGGGCCGACGTGGAAGGTGAATGTCTCCTTGGTCTGTACGGTTCCGCCACCCCATCCGTAGGGCCAGAAGCCCGAACACACGAACATCCTGTTCGCGCCGTCCGGCCCCGTGACCCAGATCTCGATGACCTGCGCATTCGCGAGCTGGTTGGTGACGTCCTGCATAAGCACCTCCGTCGATCCGAGCGCTTGCGTTCTTACAGCAATGGCTTGGCAACAGCCATGACAGGGGGGGTGCCGAACGTCGACGACCCTGAGGCGTTACGGGAGTAAATCCCGTGACGTCAGTCCTGTTCGCTAAAGCGGCAGGCTGGCCGGCATTCGCTGTCTCTTCGCGCTGCCTCCCGATTGCAGCGCAATCGCTCGCCTGCGCTCGGCAGCTTTTGCTTTCCTACAGCGCCTTGTCTGTGCCCTAAGTGGCCGATGCGCCTGCGTCCCTCCTCGCCCGCTGCAGCGCGTCCCAAAGGTCACGAAGTGGAGGAAGTGGAGGAAGTGGAAGAACCCCCGATTCAGGGGGGCGCGTTCCACTTCGGGCGCCGGCCGAGGGCTCGTTGGGCTTGAGCACGTCCATCGACCCTCGCCCGCCGCGCGGGGCACACGGCGGCTCGCGTTGACTCTACTGCTGTTGAGGCGCAGTCCCCCGGTCGGCGCGAGGGGGCCCCTCTTCTGGGGGATCGCGCCACACTTCGTTCCCGGGTCAGCGTCCAACGCTAAAACCATTCGGGGGGACTGAATGAAACAGATGATCAAGCTCGCCGCCGCCGCTGCGCTTGGCGCCATGGCGTCAGGCACAATCGTTTATGCACAGGCCGGGGCCGGCGACCCGCCCAAGGTCCGGGTCGCGCTCTATCGCGCGGCGCCTGGCCAGCAGGTTGCGCTGCTCAAATATTTTGCGGCGCAGGAACGGGCTGCACACGCGGCCGGCGTTCCGACCGGGCAGTTCTACGCCCATACCGACGGCGACAGCTGGGACTTCCTGGCCATCGATCCGGTAACGACCCCGGCACAGGATGCCGCTTCGGATGCCGCAGCGAAGAAGATGGGCCTGCCGACCGGCCCCGCCGCTTCGCTCGAATTCCGCAAGTATATCGCGATGCACACCGACACGTTCGCGGTCGGGCCGACCACGCCGGCCCAATATCTGGCGAGCGCCGGGCAATAATCTGAACTGAACTGATGGATGGGTGGCGGGCGCTGCGTCGTGCGGCCCCGCCTCCTACCACAAGGGCGTTGTCGGCCGGTGCCTGTGGCGCGTGGCGTCGTCGTCCAAGATATATTCGTGGAGCTTGCGCCGGATCCGCTCCGCGCCTTCGCTGCTAGCGCAAACCACGCGGACCCCGCCGCCGGGCAGGCTTTCGATGGTCGAGATCGACACCGCTTCCGAAAGGCAGCGGATAACCACAACGCCTTCGTCCAGGCTGAGATAGATGGCTCGGCTCATCGGCGCAGGCTCGTCGGGTCGAGCTGGAGCGCCTGCTCGTCGAAACGGTCGGCCAGGGTCGTCAGCGACGTCGCGCCGCTGCTCGTCCTGGCACAAGCCGCCAGCCGCCGGCACGACGCCGCCTGCTCTCGCAGGTCGTTGGCGCTCGGCCGGTCGCCGGGCCTGGCGTCGGGAACGAGGTCGGCGTTGGATCGATCGATGGCCACGCGGTGCTCCGTTCATGCAAGCGGGAGCACAAGCCAGTCTCTCAGCCGCGCATATGCCTACTCGAGTAAGAAGCGCGATGCGGCCTGTTAGCAGGTCGCGGCCCCACAGGGAACGCGCGAATTGGGCTCAGCCCAAGATCTCGAGCACCGCGGCGCGGGCGATCGGGTCGAAAAATTTCATTTGTGGCTTGTCGGAAGTCTGTTCCCGGCGCGCACGCCAGGGCTGGGGCCGACGGCCCAGCTCGTTCATAATGCTTTTCATATTCTCATTCCGGCCCTGTCGGACCGTTTTCATGTTGTCACTTGTTGCGATTTCCGCAGCGCTTCTTCGGCGCGCAGCTTTTCACTCCGCGCGGCCTTGGCGGCGAGCGCGTTCCAGGCCTCTTCGGAACGGCGGCAACGCTCGCGCACATGGTCGAGTGTTGCCGCTTCCGCTTCCGCCCGTGCCTGGTCGGCACGGGCGGTGAAGAATTCAAGGTTGGTGTTCCGGATCACTGCCCCGGCCACGTTTAGCCGGCCTGGCCTTCGTCCGAAGCCTGCGGCGCGGTTGCATTGTCCTCGACGGGCTGCAGATTGACTGCGCTCATCTTGCCGCGATTGTCCTGCTGCAGATCGTAGCTGACGCGCTGATCCTGGCGCAGGGTGCGCATGCCGGCGCGCTCAACGGCCGTGATATGCACGAACGCGTCGCTTCCGCCGTCCTCGGGCTGGATGAAGCCATAGCCTTTTTGTTCATTGAAGAACTTCACCGTTCCGGTGGTCATGTAGATTTTTCCTTCTAGTGCGGGCCCGAAGTGCCGGGCCGCTTCGTGCTAGGAGCAACAAGAGAAGGAAGAAGGAGCCGCTAAGCGTCCGAAGACCGTCAATTTGCGACTGGTAGCCTGCCCCATATGCGCCCTTTTGCCGCAAATTGTAAGGGCGACGCAGTAATCGACCGGAAATTGGGGTTCAGCAGGTCGCGCCGGATCGTACTTCTGATATTTAATGTTCGTGACATTCCCCGTTCGGGCGAGAGCAGCTACGTCTGATTGCTCCCCGAAGCCGATGGGAGGAACGCATGAAAAAGTTGGTTCTCGCCGCAACCGCGCTTAGCTTGCTTGCCGGCACTACCCCCACCCTCGCCGCGCAATGCAAGGACGCCAAGGGCCGGTTCACCAAATGCCCGGCCAAGCCAAAAGTCTGCCGCGACGCCAAGGGCCACTACGCCAAATGCAAGAAGTAGGCAGCCGAGCTTCCTGAACCGCGCCAACGACGATAGGTTGGCGCGGAGATGAAAAGAATTTCCGCTTGCTTCGCGCTTGCCGCGATCGGTGGCTGTGCGCCACTCCCGCCGCCTCCCCCGCCGCCCTATCATGCCGTCGGGACGGAGCCGTTTTGGGACCTGCTCATCGACGAGCACAATCTGACGTTCCGCCAGCCGGACGGTCAACCGATCACCCAGCCGACCCCAAGGGTGATCCACGGCTTCGCCGGAGAGATCTACCAAACGCCCCGCATCAACGTGAACATCGTCCACGGCCAATGCGGCGACGGCATGAGCGACCGTACCTATCCGGATAAGGTGCAAGTCACCGTCGACGGCCGCCAGTTCAACGGCTGCGGCGGTCTCTAGCGGCGTTACTCCGCCGCGATCTGCCGCGATTCGTCATTGGACGGATTCCCGGCGAGCTTGGTGAGCGGCCGAGGCGCGACTTCCACCATCGGCGGCGTGTCGAGGGTCTTGGGACTGCCCGCGCCAAGCGCTTCGAAGCGCTTGGCCTGGGTGAGCACTTGGCTTTCGAAGCTGCCGACCATCTGATTGTAGGCGCCGTTGGCGGTCGCGAGGTTCTTGCCGACGCGTGACATGTGCTCGGTCATCGTTGCAAGGCGCGAATGCAATTCCTTGCCCAGGCTAGCGATTTCGCTCGCGGCTTCGGCCAGCTTCTCCTGCTTCCAGACGCTCGCGACAGTCCGGGCAATCGCCACGAGATTGGTGGGCGTCGCCAGTAGCACGCGATCTTTAAAGGCTTTTTCCCAAAGCTCCGGGTCCTGCTCGAGCGCGGCGGTCAGGAAATGTTCGCCGGGAATATACATGATGACATAGTCAGCGGCGTCGCCGAACTGTGACCAGTATGCCTTCGATCCGAGTTGTTGCGCGTGGCGCTGGATCGAGGCGACATGCGCCTTGAAACAGGCATTGCGCCGGTCGTCGTCAACTTCTTCGCATGCCTCAAGAAACGCGTTGAGCGAACATTTGGCGTCAATGATCAGCTTTCGGTCCGACGGCAGGTTGACGATTGCGTCGGGACGCAGCCGGCCGTCGTCAGTGTCGACCGAGACTTCCATGTTGAAGTCGATACCCTCCACCAGCCCAGCCTGGACAAGAACGTTCCGCAGGCTCTGCTCTCCCCAACGGCCGCGAGTCTTTGGCGCCGAACGGAGCGCGTTGACGAGGTTTCTCGTCTCATCGCGGACCTGGCCTTGCCCCGTCCTGACGAGATCTACGACCTCGCGGAGACCCGCATAATGGTCGACCCGCTCCTTCTCGATGAGCTGCAGCTTTTCCTGATAGCTCTTCAACAACAGCTCGACCGGCGTAACAGTCTGCGTGAACTTTTCGCCGGCCTGCTCAAGAAATGTCTTCCGGGCATCGCCTAAGAGCTTGCTGGCGATCTCATGGAATTGCGCTGATAGACTTTCCTTGGCGTCCTTCAGGCCCTCAATCTGCTGCGCGAACGCCTTTTCCCGCTCCTGCTGCGCCGCCTGATGTACCGCAAGCTCATGCGCCGCGTTTCGATTCGCGTTGCGTTCCTTGACCATCTCATTGAGTTGCAACCGGAGGCTTTCGACGGTTTGCTTGGAGGCCGCGCCATCGCGGCTGCCGAGCAGCCACCCGACGAGGGCCCCTACCGCAAGTGCAACAATTGCAAGCACAATGACGGTCGCATCCATTGACCGTAACTCCCCCGGAACATTACGCGAACTCTAGGACTGTTGGAGCTAGCGCTCAAGCGATACGTTAGGGAAACAGACCGAGGGAGAAACCATGTCCATTCGCAAGATGATTGCCCTGCACCCCGACGCGCAGGGCCACGTGAACCAGCCGCTCGGCGATGCCGCGCATCACCTGATGTACTGCGCGCGCATGTGCCTGAGCTGCGCCGACGCCTGCGCGGCCGAGAAGATGGACATGCGCGAGTGCATCCGGATGTGCCTCGATTGCTCCGACATCTGCGAGGCGGCCGGAAAGCTGGCCGTGCGCCGCACCGGTTCGAACGACCAGGTTCTTCGCGAGACGCTCGAGCTATGCGCCCGCGTCTGCGACGAATGCGCGGCGGAATGCGAAAAGCACGACCATGAGCATTGCAAGCTCTGTGCGCAGATGTGCCGGGAATGCGCCCGCGATTGTCGCGTGGCAGCGGAGTCGATCGGCGCTTAAGCAGCTTTTTTCTGCTGCTCTTTCCGCTGCTTAGTAAGTTTTCTTAAGATCATGTCCCGCTTCAGTCGCGACAAATGGTCGATGAACAGCACGCCGTTCAGATGGTCCATCTCGTGCTGGAGGCAGGTTGCGAGCAGTCCTTCGATTTCCTCCTCGCGGACCTTGCCGTCGAGGTCGAGCCAGCGCGCGCGAATGCGGTCGGGACGATCGACCTCCGCATATTGGTCCGGCACCGACAGGCATCCCTCCGTGTAGGGAACCTCCTGTTCGGAATGCTCGAGGATTTCAGGGTTGATGAAGACGCGCGGATCCTTGATCGGCTCGCCGCCGTCTTCCTCCGGCTCCTGCAGGTCGATCACTAGGATCCGCTGCGGCACGCCGACCTGGATGGCGGCCAGGCCGATGCCCGGCGCGTCGTACATCGTTTCGAACATATCGGAAACGAGCGCGCGCACCCCGTCGTCGACTTTGTCGACGGGCTTCGAAATCTCGCGCAGGCGCGGATCGGGGACTTCGACGATCGGACGAATGGCCATGAGCGGAATTTAGTCTTTCAGGTCAGCAGGTTCAAGCAATGGGGCGGCGCGCACGGAGCGCCTGCGCCAACGTGCCTTCGTCCAGATAGTCGAGCTCGCCGCCGACGGGAAGTCCGTGCGCCAACTGGCTGAGACGGATGGGAAATCCTTCGAGCCGTTCGGCGACGTAATGGGCGGTCGTCTGCCCTTCGAGCGTGGCATTCATGGCCAGGACGACCTCATCGATGCCACCCGCCGAAACGCGCCGGACGAGCTGGTCGATGGTCAGATCCTCCGGGCGAACGCCATCGAGAGCGGACAATCGGCCGCCGAGCACGTGGTATCGTCCCGGGAAAAGACGCGAACGATCAAGCGCCCAGAGATCGGAAACCTCTTCGACCACGCAAAGCGATTTTTCATCGCGGCGAGGATCGGTACAGATCGAGCAAGGATCCGATGTGTCGACGTTGCCGCAGATTGAACAGGTCGATAGCTTCTCCGCCACGGTCTGAAGCGCGCTCAGTAGTGGACGGAGCGCATTTTCGCGCTTCTTCATCAGGTACAGTACGGCGCGCCGGGCCGACCGCGGCCCCAGCCCCGGTAAGCGCGCGAGCGCCTGCGACAATGCTTCGATTTCCTGACTTGCCACGCTGAGAGCCGAGGTAGGCAATCTCGGCAGCTTTCGCCATAGGGCCGCCATGCGCATCGTCTTCATGGGATCACCCGAGTTCGCCGTGCCGAGCCTCAACGCGCTCGTCGAGGCAGGTCACAAGGTTGTGGCGGTGTATTCCCAGCCGCCGCGCCCTGCGGGCCGTGGCAAGGGAGATCGCAAGACGCCGGTGCATGAGCGGGCGGAGCAGTTGGGCATCGAAGTGCGAACGCCGCGCTCTCTTCGCAATGAGGAAGAGCAGGAGAAATTTCGGACGCTTGGCGCCGACCTGGCAATCGTTGCCGCCTACGGCTTGATCTTGCCAAAGCCCATCCTGGATGCGCCCGGGCGGGGTTGTGTGAATGTGCACGCTTCGCTCCTGCCCCGCTGGCGCGGCGCGGCGCCGATCCAGCGCGCAATTCTGGCTGGCGACGAGACGAGCGGCGTGACGATCATGCAGATGGATGAAGGCCTTGATACGGGGCCGATGCTGATGAGACGCGAGCTCGACCTTCGCGGCAAGAATGCCGGGCAAGTTATTGAAGAGATAGCAGTACTCGGAGCAGAGGCGCTCGATGCATGGCTGGCAAATCCGACTCCACCGCAGCCCCAACCTGAGGATGGGATCACCTACGCCGCGAAGATCGATAAGGCGGAGGCGCGGATCGACTGGACGCGCTCTGCCGACGAAATCTTACGGCAGGTTCGCGCCTTCTCTCCGGCGCCGGGCGCATGGTTCGAAGCGAATGGCGAGCGGATCAAGCTGCTTGCCGCTGAGGCCGTCATCGGGTCCGGTCAGCCGGGCGAAGTGATCGACGATCATTTGACGATCGCGACAGCGGCAGGTGCGGTGCGGCCCTCCAAAGTCCAGCGTGCAGGCAAAGGGGCGATGAGCCCAGGCGAATTGCTGCGCGGTTTTGCGATCCCACAAGGCACGATCCTGACGTGACCCGCTGGCGGCTGATCATCGAATATGACGGTGGGCCGTTCATGGGCTGGCAGCGGCAGGACCATGGCCCGTCGGTGCAGCAGACTCTCGAAGAAGCACTTCAGCAGATGACGGGCGAGCAGGCGCCCGTTCACGCGGCCGGACGCACCGATGCGGGAGTGCATGCCCTCGCAATGTCGGCGCACGTCGATGTGAGCCGGGAAATGACGCCCCGTCGACTACGCGAGGGCCTCAATGCACTTGTGCGACCTCAGCCCATCTCGGTCCTCGAGATCGAGCCGGTGGCAGACGATTGGCACGCGCGATTTTCCTGCACCGGCCGGCGCTATCTCTATCGAATCCTCAACCGCCGGGCGCCGGCGGCCCTGGACCGTGGGCGGGTATGGCACATCCCGGTAGACCTCGACGTCAAAGCCATGCGCGAGGGCGCCGCGATGCTGGTGGGACGGCACGACTTCACGACGTTCCGTTCGGCCCAGTGTCAGTCGGATAGCCCGGTGAAGACGCTCGATGTTCTGGAAGTGGAACGGTCCGGTGAGGAAATTCACTTGCGCTCCGAAGCGCGAAGCTTCCTGCACCATCAGGTGCGCTCGATGGTCGGATGCCTCGCCATGGTCGGGCGCGGCCAGTGGGCGCCTCAGGATATCGGAAAAGCACTTCTGGCGCGCGACCGAGCGGCACTCGGGTTCAACGCACCGCCGGATGGCCTCTACTTTGCCGGGGCGAGCTACCCGGAGTGATTACTCGGCTGCTAGTGCCTGATATTCCTGCGCCGCGAGATATTTCTCGGCGTCCAAAGCAGCCATGCAGCCGGTGCCGGCGGCGGTCACGGCCTGACGGTAAATCTTGTCCATGACGTCACCGCAGGCGAACACGCCTTCGACGCTGGTGCGCGTCGTCCCGGCTTCGACCTTTATGTAACCGTCCTCGTCGAGATCGAGCTGGCCAGCGAACAACTCGGTGGCGGGCTTGTGGCCGATGGCGACGAAGGCGCCTTCGACGGGAACGCGGGTGACCTCGCCGTTGCGCTTATTGCGGATGTCGAGGCCGATGAGCGCTTCCGGATCGCCGCCGCCTACGAACTCGACGACTTCCGAATCCCAAATGACCTTGATGTTCGGGTTGGCGAACAGGCGGTCTTGCAGGATCTTCTCGGCCCGCAGCGTGTCGCGACGGTGGATCAGGGTGACGTCATGGCTGTGATTGGTCAGGTACAGCGCCTCCTCAACCGCCGTATTGCCGCCGCCGATCACGGCAACGCGCTTTCCCCGGTAGAAGAAGCCGTCGCAAGTGGCGCAGGCAGAGGCGCCCCTACCTTTCATATGCTCTTCGGAAGGCAGCCCAAGCCAGCTTGCCTGCGCGCCGGTCGCGATCACTAACGTGTCGGCGGAATATTGGGTGCCGCCATCGCCGTTCAGGCGAAACGGACGCCGGGACAGATCGACTGATGAAATGTGATCCCAAACAACCTTGGTCCCGACATGCTCGGCCTGCGCCTGCATCTCTTCCATCAGCCAGGGGCCTTGGATGACGTCTCGGAAACCGGGATAGTTTTCGACATCCGTCGTGGTCGTCAGCTGACCGCCCGGCTGGATTCCCTGAATCACTACCGGGCTGAGGCCGGCGCGCGCCGCGTATATGGCTGCGGTGAGGCCAGCGGGGCCCGAGCCAAGCACGGCCACGCGCGTCGAAATGCTGTTCGTCATGCCCGGCATCTAAGGCGCACAAACGCCTCCAGCAAGGCCGGTTAACGGCGGTTTAGACCGCCCTGCGACCCACGACGAAGTTCCAGATCAGCACGATGATGCCGACGACGAGGAGGATGTGGATCAGGCCCGAGGTGACGTGGAAGGCAAGGAATCCGAGCGCCCACAGGATGAGCAAGATGATCGCGATTGTCAGCAGCATGGGACGTTCCTTCCAAGAATTCGCCCCCGTAACGGTCGAACGAGGGAGCCGTTCCCAAAGCTGACGTCAGACAAGCCTGCTCTGATTGAGCGCCGCGTCGATAAAACCCGCGAATAGCGGATGGGGCTCGAACGGACGGCTCTTCAATTCCGGATGGAATTGGACGCCAATGAAGAACGGGTGGTCGGGCCGCTCAACGATCTCCGGCAGGCGATTGTCGGGGCTCATGCCCGTGAAGAGGAGTCCACCCTTCTCAAGCGCCTCGCGATAGTGGACGTTCACTTCGTAACGATGACGATGGCGCTCGCTGATCTCCGTTGCGCCATAGACGGAGGCGACGCGGCTGTTGCCGGCCAGTGTCGCTGGATAGGCGCCTAGGCGCATCGTGCCGCCGAGATCGCCGCCTGCCGCGCGTTCCTGCAAGCCTTCTTCGCTCATCCATTCGGTGATGAGACCGACAACCGGTTCCGGCGTTTCACCGAACTCGGTCGTGGAAGCTTCCTTGATTCCGGCTTGGTTCCGCGCCGCCTCGATGCACGCCATCTGCATGCCGAGACAGATGCCGAAGAAGGGGATTTCCCGCTCGCGCGCGAACTTCACGCTGGCGATCTTCCCTTCGCTGCCGCGCTCGCCGAACCCGCCAGGGACAAGAATGCCGTGAAGCGGCTCGAGCTCGGCCGCCAGGTTAGCGTCGGGATGCTCGAACATTTCTGCGTCGAGCCACTGGATGTTGACCTTCGTACGGTTGGCGATCCCGCCATGCACAAGCGCTTCCCGCAAGCTCTTATAAGCGTCGGGAAGGCCGACGTACTTTCCGACTACGCCGATAGTAACTTCGCTGTCGTAATGGTCGATCCGATCCATCACCTCGATCCAGCGCGTTAAATCCGGCCTAGGCGCGTCCTCGATCCCGAAGGCGTAGAGGACTTCATCATCGAGTCCTGCTTCGTGGTACTGCAGCGGCACATCATAGATGTTGCGCGCATCGAGTGCCGGGATGACCGCGCTCTTTCGGACGTTGCAGAATAAGGCGATCTTTTCGCGCTCCGCTTCCGGCAAAGGCCTGTCGCATCGGCACAGCAGCACTTCCGGCTGAACACCCAGGCTCGCGATCTCGCGCACCGATTGTTGCGTCGGCTTGGTCTTGAGCTCGCCCGCGGCAGCGATCCACGGAACGAGTGTCGTGTGGACGCTGACGGAATTGCTGCGGCCAAGGTCGTTCCTAAGCTGCCGGATCGATTCGATGAATGGCAGGCTTTCGATGTCCCCGACGGTCCCCCCGATCTCGCAAATGACAAAATCGCATTCGCCAGTGTCGCTGAGCGCGAATTCCTTGATGGCGTTGGTGACGTGCGGAATGACCTGGACGGTCGCGCCGAGATAATCGCCGCGTCGTTCGCGCGCGATGATGTCGCGGTAGATGCGGCCCGTCGTGATGTTGTCCGACTGGCGCGAGCTGACGCCTGTGAAACGCTCGTAATGCCCGAGGTCGAGGTCGGTTTCCGCCCCGTCGTCGGTCACGAAGACTTCACCATGCTGGTACGGGGACATCGTCCCCGGATCTACATTGAGATAGGGGTCGAACTTACGAATGCGGACCTTGTAGCCACGCGCCTGGAGAAGCGCCCCGAGGGACGCCGACAGAAGACCTTTTCCAAGCGAGGAGACCACGCCGCCGGTGACAAAAATGAACCGCGCCATGGGATTCGAGGCTTAGGGGGTAGCCGCTAACTCGCGCAAGGGCGGCGCGAAATATTTTCGCGCCCGCTGCAAAAACTATTGGGCGAGCGGGACCGGCGCCTGCTGATTCTGGTCGGGCGCCTGCTTTGGCGCCGCCGGTGCCGTTGCCGGCTGCGACTGCTCGATCGGCGTTCCGGTCTTGCCGGCCAGCGACGTGTCAATCTTGACCGGCTCACGCGTCGCGCCGGCGATGGCGGCCATGACGATCGACAGGACGATGAAGGTGCCGCCGAGCACAGAGGTCGAGCGAGTCAGGAAGTCCGCCGCACCCCGCGCCGTCATGAAACCAGACGAGCTTCCGCCTACACCAAGGCCGCCGCCCTCGGAGCGCTGCATCAGGATCACCGTGATGAGCGAAAGGGCGACAAGCGATTGAACGATCAGGAGGAAGGCGAACATGAGATTCTTTCGTGAATTGGTCGCGGCGACTTAGGCGATCGGGCCCAAGCCTTCAACCGCCGCTGCTCGAGGCCGCAGCGGCAACGATGGGGATGAAGTCGGTGGCCTTTAGACTGGCGCCGCCGACGAGCGCGCCATCGACGTCTGCGATCGCGAATATTTCAACCGCGTTCGAGGCCTTCACCGATCCGCCATAGAGGATGCGCACCTGATCGCCGTCCGCACCGAACCGCTCGCGCAGCCGCTGGCGGATGGCAGAATGCATTTCCGCAATTTCATCGACGGTCGGGATCTTGCCGGTGCCGATCGCCCAAATCGGCTCGTAAGCTATCGCCAGCTCCGTTTCGCTGCTCAGAACGTGGGGCAATGAGCCGTCGAGCTGGCCGACCACGGTCTCGACCGCGGCGCCTCGCTCTCGGACCTCCAAGCTCTCTCCCACGCAGAGGATCACTGCGAGACCGCACGAAAGCGCCGCAGTCGCCTTCGATTTGACCTCTTCGTCGCTCTCACGCTGCGCTTCGCGGCGCTCGGAATGACCGACGATGGTCAGGCTGGCGCCGGCGTCGTGAAGCATCTGCACCGAGATGCAACCGGTGTGGGCACCCTTCTCCGCGTGATGGACGTCCTGCGCGCCGATGGTAAAGTCGGGTAGCGCTCTTGCGGCACGTTCAATCAGGATCGACGGGACGCAGAGCGCGACATCGACGCCGGGATAATCCTTCGACTGCTCTGCAATCGCCTTTGCCTCCGCGAGATCCGCAGAGAGTCCGTGCATCTTCCAATTTCCGGCAACGAGCTTCCTGAGCGCCATTCAGTCCCCCTTATAGGCCGTCCACTAGCGGGCGCGCCTTGATGCCTGCAAGGCTCCCCCCTAAAGCTCGCCGCTCGCTATCGCTTTCACCTCTCGGAAGACTTGATGCTCACCTTTTTTCGCCGCGTATCAAAATCCAAGGTCGGCACCTGGATCATGGCGGCCGTCCTGATTGCCATCCTCGCAGGCTTTGCCGCCAGCGACATCTCCAACTTCGGTTCAGGCAAGATCGGCTTTGGGATGGGCGCGGATACGCTGGCCAGCGTCGGTGACCAGCGTGTCACCGAGCGCGAGATGAGCGAAGCGATGCAAAAGCGTCTGCAAAACGTGCGCGAGCAGAACCCCGCAGCGGATTATTCGACCATCGCGCGCGATTTCGACGAGATCCTCGCCCTG
This portion of the Sphingomonas limnosediminicola genome encodes:
- a CDS encoding cold-shock protein; the protein is MTTGTVKFFNEQKGYGFIQPEDGGSDAFVHITAVERAGMRTLRQDQRVSYDLQQDNRGKMSAVNLQPVEDNATAPQASDEGQAG
- the rmuC gene encoding DNA recombination protein RmuC encodes the protein MDATVIVLAIVALAVGALVGWLLGSRDGAASKQTVESLRLQLNEMVKERNANRNAAHELAVHQAAQQEREKAFAQQIEGLKDAKESLSAQFHEIASKLLGDARKTFLEQAGEKFTQTVTPVELLLKSYQEKLQLIEKERVDHYAGLREVVDLVRTGQGQVRDETRNLVNALRSAPKTRGRWGEQSLRNVLVQAGLVEGIDFNMEVSVDTDDGRLRPDAIVNLPSDRKLIIDAKCSLNAFLEACEEVDDDRRNACFKAHVASIQRHAQQLGSKAYWSQFGDAADYVIMYIPGEHFLTAALEQDPELWEKAFKDRVLLATPTNLVAIARTVASVWKQEKLAEAASEIASLGKELHSRLATMTEHMSRVGKNLATANGAYNQMVGSFESQVLTQAKRFEALGAGSPKTLDTPPMVEVAPRPLTKLAGNPSNDESRQIAAE
- a CDS encoding four-helix bundle copper-binding protein, translated to MSIRKMIALHPDAQGHVNQPLGDAAHHLMYCARMCLSCADACAAEKMDMRECIRMCLDCSDICEAAGKLAVRRTGSNDQVLRETLELCARVCDECAAECEKHDHEHCKLCAQMCRECARDCRVAAESIGA
- the fmt gene encoding methionyl-tRNA formyltransferase; amino-acid sequence: MRIVFMGSPEFAVPSLNALVEAGHKVVAVYSQPPRPAGRGKGDRKTPVHERAEQLGIEVRTPRSLRNEEEQEKFRTLGADLAIVAAYGLILPKPILDAPGRGCVNVHASLLPRWRGAAPIQRAILAGDETSGVTIMQMDEGLDTGPMLMRRELDLRGKNAGQVIEEIAVLGAEALDAWLANPTPPQPQPEDGITYAAKIDKAEARIDWTRSADEILRQVRAFSPAPGAWFEANGERIKLLAAEAVIGSGQPGEVIDDHLTIATAAGAVRPSKVQRAGKGAMSPGELLRGFAIPQGTILT
- a CDS encoding MIP/aquaporin family protein; its protein translation is MRPETLPLARRVAAEGLGAFFLFACVIGSGIMAQNLAGGNDAIALLGNTLATGGMLFVLITILGPISGAHMNPAVSLVAASRGELGRGDALAYIVAQFAFGILGAWAAHLMFDLPALQLSVKARTGLGQWTGEFVATLGLILTILGTVRFREGWVPATVSLYIIAAYWFTSSTSFANPAITVARSLTNSFAGIAPHDVPMFIIAQLLGAGCAALLARWLFDATIGPSPPES
- the recR gene encoding recombination mediator RecR, producing the protein MASQEIEALSQALARLPGLGPRSARRAVLYLMKKRENALRPLLSALQTVAEKLSTCSICGNVDTSDPCSICTDPRRDEKSLCVVEEVSDLWALDRSRLFPGRYHVLGGRLSALDGVRPEDLTIDQLVRRVSAGGIDEVVLAMNATLEGQTTAHYVAERLEGFPIRLSQLAHGLPVGGELDYLDEGTLAQALRARRPIA
- the def gene encoding peptide deformylase, with the protein product MAIRPIVEVPDPRLREISKPVDKVDDGVRALVSDMFETMYDAPGIGLAAIQVGVPQRILVIDLQEPEEDGGEPIKDPRVFINPEILEHSEQEVPYTEGCLSVPDQYAEVDRPDRIRARWLDLDGKVREEEIEGLLATCLQHEMDHLNGVLFIDHLSRLKRDMILRKLTKQRKEQQKKAA
- a CDS encoding ArsI/CadI family heavy metal resistance metalloenzyme, which codes for MKRLHVHVGVDDLASSIRFYSTLFAAEPTVVKEDYAKWMLDDPRVNFAISEGNYAKTGIEHLGIQVENAEELSAVYGRLKAADQPVLEEGQTTCCYAKSEKSWISDPDGVVWEAFLTNGEATTYGDSPAVGSISDSLPAQKCCLPKHAA